Proteins from a genomic interval of Psychrobacter urativorans:
- a CDS encoding ABC transporter permease, which translates to MNETNELQILLTYTDVALASSLIIVVLLVSWRLRLGLTKTLLMAAVRTIIQLSFIGLILAWIFAREHWYEVLVILTIMTLIAAGAAKNRVKRAYKGLLTDTFIAVSTSAILVTIVAILLILQVKPWYTPQFIIPILGLILGNSLTAISLTSNQLINTFHEQQARIEMMLSLSATPYEAVHEPIRAAIINGMTPTLNSMLVVGIVSLPGMMTGQIMAGADPTQAVRYQIVTMFLICVSSTLGCTLSALLIYRRFFNRQQQLILPS; encoded by the coding sequence ATGAATGAGACTAATGAGCTGCAAATTTTACTAACTTATACAGATGTGGCACTTGCCAGCAGCCTGATAATAGTGGTGCTATTAGTATCGTGGCGACTGCGCTTAGGATTAACCAAGACGTTATTAATGGCAGCGGTGCGTACCATCATCCAGCTCAGCTTTATTGGGCTGATACTGGCGTGGATATTTGCTCGCGAACACTGGTATGAAGTATTGGTCATTTTGACCATCATGACATTAATTGCGGCAGGAGCGGCTAAGAATCGTGTTAAACGTGCTTATAAAGGTTTATTAACGGATACTTTTATTGCCGTGAGCACCTCAGCAATACTGGTCACTATTGTCGCAATCCTGCTGATTTTACAGGTAAAACCTTGGTATACGCCGCAATTTATTATTCCGATATTGGGACTAATATTAGGTAACTCATTAACGGCTATTTCATTAACCAGTAATCAGCTTATCAACACCTTTCATGAGCAACAAGCGCGTATTGAGATGATGCTATCCTTATCAGCCACACCATATGAGGCGGTACATGAACCCATTCGCGCTGCGATTATAAATGGTATGACGCCAACGCTCAACTCTATGCTGGTGGTTGGTATCGTTAGCTTGCCGGGGATGATGACGGGTCAAATAATGGCGGGTGCCGACCCTACCCAAGCCGTACGTTATCAAATTGTGACCATGTTTTTAATATGTGTGAGCAGTACACTTGGCTGCACATTAAGCGCTCTGCTTATCTATCGACGGTTTTTTAATCGTCAGCAGCAGCTTATTCTACCGAGCTAA
- a CDS encoding ABC transporter ATP-binding protein produces MLIVPDRANNLLLEFNNIWVHSKRLLDTDSTNTAHKTRSKTNDNQVNNEQVLINAANGQLSQGQLTVLTGHSGSGKSVLLRVLAGLSPLTTGNIWLHNDNGRLNIRDTSATQWRRQVALLAQHPELVEGSVLDNLQLPYTLQAHRHSHFNIDWHIQQLACLQRRETFLQQSAAHLSGGERQIVNTLRLLQLQPQVLLLDEPTAALDTETASHLIQLLMGWLQAEPRRTLLWVTHDTQIIMPLAARHWDMQAGILTDVTINNK; encoded by the coding sequence ATGTTGATAGTCCCTGACCGCGCAAATAACCTATTATTGGAATTTAACAATATTTGGGTGCATAGTAAGCGTCTTTTAGACACAGATTCCACCAATACTGCGCATAAAACCAGATCTAAAACGAATGACAATCAGGTAAATAACGAGCAAGTTTTAATCAATGCTGCCAACGGTCAACTCTCACAAGGGCAACTAACTGTATTAACCGGACATTCTGGTAGCGGTAAGTCGGTATTATTACGAGTGCTCGCAGGATTATCGCCGTTGACTACTGGGAATATTTGGCTTCATAATGACAATGGGCGGCTTAATATTCGTGATACGTCTGCTACCCAGTGGCGCAGGCAAGTCGCATTACTGGCACAGCATCCTGAGCTCGTAGAAGGCAGTGTCCTTGATAATTTGCAACTGCCTTATACGTTGCAAGCGCATCGGCATAGCCACTTTAATATCGACTGGCATATTCAGCAATTAGCATGCTTACAACGACGTGAGACTTTTTTACAACAATCAGCTGCGCATTTATCCGGTGGCGAACGCCAAATCGTGAATACGCTGCGATTATTACAGCTGCAACCGCAAGTATTGCTTTTAGATGAGCCCACTGCGGCACTCGATACAGAAACGGCTAGCCACCTTATTCAATTATTAATGGGGTGGCTACAAGCTGAACCGCGGCGAACCCTGTTATGGGTGACGCACGATACTCAAATCATCATGCCTTTAGCCGCTAGACATTGGGATATGCAAGCAGGTATATTAACGGACGTGACGATTAATAATAAGTAG
- a CDS encoding hotdog domain-containing protein, whose protein sequence is MSTIITTTTSTKKATTAQTAIQPLFAVDYHVYINHTDAGGIVYHANNLVFFENCRRDWFTTLGLNTYFLQTDDCQIQHFVVSQADIQYRKAIFLDEVISVRIDKVELKPASIIFYQSIHRHLPENDTAQKANAVNNRPADTLLSSAKIVIACVQNQTKSSEPSKQSDNNASSAANAAPIRPIRVPPLLHNSIQHAISQQLTEQ, encoded by the coding sequence ATGTCTACCATTATTACCACAACGACAAGCACAAAAAAGGCAACCACTGCACAGACGGCTATACAGCCACTTTTTGCCGTTGATTATCACGTTTATATTAACCATACGGACGCAGGCGGTATCGTCTATCATGCCAATAATTTGGTATTTTTTGAAAATTGCCGCCGTGATTGGTTTACCACACTGGGCTTAAATACTTACTTTTTACAAACGGACGACTGTCAAATTCAGCATTTTGTGGTCAGTCAAGCCGATATTCAGTACCGTAAAGCCATATTTTTAGATGAAGTGATTAGCGTGCGTATTGATAAGGTTGAACTCAAACCTGCCAGCATTATCTTTTATCAAAGCATTCATCGTCATCTCCCTGAAAATGATACGGCACAGAAAGCTAATGCAGTTAATAACAGACCAGCTGACACCTTATTAAGCAGCGCCAAAATTGTCATTGCTTGTGTGCAAAATCAAACCAAATCTTCTGAGCCATCAAAGCAGTCTGACAATAATGCTTCAAGCGCTGCTAATGCCGCACCGATTCGTCCGATTCGCGTGCCACCACTGCTACATAATAGCATTCAGCACGCTATTTCGCAGCAGTTGACTGAGCAATAA
- the xthA gene encoding exodeoxyribonuclease III, whose translation MTRFVCFNINGIRARQHQLEALRDIIDPDVMGLQETKVHDEQFPLENVESLGYHVEYFGQKAHYGVALLSKVAPIFVQKGFPNDDDEAQKRFIHARYELQGREIDVLNGYFPQGESQDHPTKFPMKRAYYADLMAYIDMLKAEGRSLIIMGDMNIAPEDIDIGIGEVNAKRWLKNRKTSFLPEEREWYEALMSRELTDTYRLHYPESTELYSWFDYRSRGFDDSPKRGLRIDHILCTPDLKDKCTDAGISYELRGMEKPSDHAPIWSAFDLS comes from the coding sequence ATGACTCGCTTTGTCTGTTTTAATATCAATGGTATTCGTGCCCGTCAGCATCAGCTGGAAGCATTACGCGACATTATTGACCCTGATGTGATGGGCTTGCAAGAAACCAAGGTTCATGATGAGCAATTTCCGCTTGAGAACGTTGAGAGTTTGGGGTATCACGTCGAGTATTTTGGGCAAAAGGCACATTATGGCGTCGCATTACTATCTAAAGTTGCGCCTATTTTTGTGCAAAAAGGATTTCCTAATGACGATGATGAGGCGCAAAAACGCTTTATTCATGCCCGTTATGAGTTGCAAGGACGTGAGATTGATGTGCTAAATGGCTATTTTCCACAAGGTGAAAGCCAAGATCATCCGACTAAGTTTCCGATGAAGCGTGCCTATTATGCCGATTTAATGGCGTATATTGATATGTTAAAGGCAGAAGGGCGTTCGTTGATTATCATGGGTGATATGAATATCGCGCCAGAAGATATTGATATCGGTATTGGTGAGGTTAATGCCAAGCGTTGGTTAAAGAATAGAAAAACCTCGTTTCTTCCTGAGGAGCGTGAATGGTATGAGGCGCTCATGTCACGTGAGCTGACTGATACGTATCGTCTGCATTATCCAGAAAGTACGGAACTATATAGTTGGTTTGACTATCGCAGTCGTGGCTTCGATGACAGTCCTAAGCGCGGTTTACGTATTGACCATATTTTATGTACGCCTGATTTAAAAGATAAGTGTACGGACGCTGGTATCAGTTATGAGCTACGCGGTATGGAAAAACCGTCTGATCATGCGCCGATTTGGTCAGCATTTGACTTGAGTTAA
- the argJ gene encoding bifunctional glutamate N-acetyltransferase/amino-acid acetyltransferase ArgJ produces MAVGNVAVPQTIYAIDGIKLSVTAAGVRYKGRDDLVVIEIADSAATAVVTTQNAFCAAPVRVLREHFAAAAPRYLVVNTGNANAGTGTDGKRRAEDICAALASRTGVNADTVLPFSTGVIGEPLNSEAVIAGLDSALANLSADNWHAAANGILTTDTIPKVASQKITVAGTDYHITGMSKGSGMIRPNMATMLGYVATDANIAPDLLQEMLSAINQQSFNRITVDGDTSTNDCCVLIATGKASSEVIDSPEHPHYQAVFNALTEVFVRLAQLIVRDGEGATKFMTVKVTGGKTTEECCDVAYAVAQSPLVKTAFFASDANWGRILAAVGYAGVEDLDTEQVNVSLNEVMICQNGSVAADYTEAAGNAVMSRPEITIQIDLARGTATDTVYTCDLSYDYVKINADYRS; encoded by the coding sequence ATGGCTGTTGGAAATGTTGCAGTGCCTCAAACTATTTATGCTATTGATGGTATCAAGCTCAGTGTGACGGCTGCGGGCGTGCGCTATAAAGGCCGCGATGATTTGGTGGTTATCGAAATAGCAGATTCGGCAGCGACAGCGGTTGTTACCACGCAGAACGCTTTTTGTGCCGCACCTGTACGGGTATTGCGTGAGCATTTTGCTGCCGCTGCGCCACGTTATTTGGTCGTCAATACTGGTAATGCCAATGCGGGAACAGGCACTGATGGCAAGCGTCGTGCTGAAGATATCTGTGCGGCATTAGCATCAAGAACTGGCGTGAATGCTGATACGGTACTACCGTTTTCTACCGGTGTGATTGGCGAACCTCTCAACAGTGAAGCGGTAATAGCTGGACTCGATAGCGCATTGGCAAATCTTAGCGCGGATAACTGGCACGCTGCTGCTAATGGCATTCTTACTACGGATACGATACCGAAAGTTGCGAGCCAAAAAATCACCGTTGCTGGCACTGACTACCATATAACAGGTATGTCAAAAGGTTCTGGCATGATTCGCCCTAATATGGCGACCATGCTTGGCTATGTTGCTACCGATGCCAATATTGCACCGGACTTATTGCAAGAAATGCTGAGTGCCATTAATCAGCAATCCTTTAACCGCATCACGGTCGATGGGGATACCTCTACCAATGATTGTTGCGTACTAATAGCAACCGGCAAAGCCAGCTCGGAAGTTATTGATAGCCCTGAACATCCACATTATCAGGCAGTGTTTAATGCGTTGACCGAGGTATTCGTGCGCTTGGCACAATTAATCGTGCGTGATGGTGAAGGCGCGACGAAATTTATGACGGTTAAAGTGACTGGCGGTAAAACCACGGAAGAATGCTGTGATGTAGCGTATGCGGTTGCACAATCACCACTCGTTAAAACGGCCTTTTTTGCCAGTGATGCCAATTGGGGACGCATCCTTGCGGCAGTTGGCTATGCAGGCGTGGAGGATTTAGATACTGAACAAGTGAATGTCTCGCTTAATGAAGTGATGATTTGCCAAAATGGTAGCGTCGCTGCCGACTATACCGAAGCAGCAGGGAATGCCGTCATGAGCCGCCCTGAGATTACCATTCAGATAGATTTGGCGCGTGGCACAGCAACTGATACCGTTTACACCTGCGACTTATCGTATGATTACGTCAAAATAAATGCCGACTATCGTAGCTAA
- a CDS encoding DUF4377 domain-containing protein: protein MKKLAIAALVTTFTVAGCSTMKLNDERAMVVEGEAVKVKVVNIPSFQVEIAPRKAVCQVTDTGGTVVEAQCLQYRQTYQKNYNTLNGNIQGFTYEPNYRYVLDVRQEAVADTASGVVRPLWFLNSIVSKTAE, encoded by the coding sequence ATGAAAAAGTTAGCGATTGCAGCATTAGTAACAACATTTACAGTGGCAGGCTGTTCTACTATGAAGTTAAATGACGAGCGCGCCATGGTGGTTGAAGGCGAAGCGGTCAAGGTAAAAGTAGTGAATATTCCAAGCTTTCAAGTAGAAATCGCGCCACGTAAAGCAGTGTGTCAGGTGACAGATACCGGTGGAACGGTAGTCGAAGCCCAATGTTTGCAATATCGCCAAACGTATCAGAAAAATTACAACACCTTAAATGGTAACATTCAAGGCTTTACTTATGAGCCAAATTACCGTTACGTGTTAGATGTGCGTCAAGAAGCGGTTGCTGATACGGCATCAGGTGTGGTAAGACCACTATGGTTCTTAAATAGCATTGTTTCAAAAACAGCTGAGTAG
- a CDS encoding L-serine ammonia-lyase: MMISVFDLFKIGIGPSSSHTVGPMVAANLFLASLLKQTPLTNVIGLEIELYGSLAATGKGHATDTAILLGLLGHKPSTIDTRLTSQYLSPIFSDKQLNLSGDHTIAFDTERDIHWYGETVLPYHPNAMIIRARLADNTHYQQTYYSVGGGFVINGENAHNPDEDHGTPTIDSIPYPFNSAAELLEQCRQHDLSISELVLANELHYRSQEEVFAYLDSIWTAMQDCVTRGCENSGILPGGLDVKRRAKALYSQLCAEKDLPTTESDKLAAMDWIDLYALAVNEENANGGNVVTAPTNGAAGIIPAVMHYYRDFLADYSLDGARKFLLNATAIGSLIKQNASISGAEVGCQGEVGSACAMAASGLAEILGGDPAKCLNAAEIGIEHNLGLTCDPVGGLVQVPCIERNAMGGVKAVNAARLACRGDGQHFVSFDKVVETMKQTGEDMMDIYKETSRGGLAIYADNRIPTATHGVSVKYSQC, translated from the coding sequence ATTATGATTAGTGTATTTGACTTATTTAAAATTGGCATTGGTCCATCAAGCTCACATACTGTCGGACCGATGGTAGCGGCTAACTTATTTTTAGCGTCTCTACTCAAGCAAACGCCCTTAACCAATGTGATTGGTCTAGAGATTGAGCTGTATGGGTCACTCGCAGCAACGGGTAAGGGACACGCGACCGATACGGCGATACTGCTAGGTTTACTTGGGCACAAGCCCAGCACGATTGATACCCGTCTGACCAGTCAATATCTGTCGCCCATTTTTTCTGATAAGCAGCTTAATCTATCAGGCGATCATACCATTGCTTTTGATACGGAACGTGATATTCATTGGTATGGCGAGACGGTATTGCCTTATCATCCTAACGCGATGATCATTCGTGCACGCTTAGCAGACAATACCCATTATCAACAAACCTATTATTCAGTAGGCGGTGGTTTTGTTATTAATGGAGAAAATGCCCATAATCCTGATGAAGACCATGGCACACCAACTATAGACTCTATCCCCTATCCGTTTAATAGTGCTGCTGAACTGCTTGAACAGTGTCGTCAGCATGATTTAAGTATTAGTGAATTGGTATTGGCTAACGAGCTGCATTATCGCAGCCAAGAAGAAGTATTTGCCTATCTAGACTCTATCTGGACGGCGATGCAAGATTGCGTGACACGTGGTTGTGAAAATAGCGGTATCTTGCCAGGTGGCTTAGATGTCAAACGCCGCGCCAAAGCGCTCTATTCACAACTGTGCGCGGAAAAAGATCTGCCGACTACCGAAAGTGATAAGCTTGCGGCGATGGATTGGATAGATTTATATGCGTTAGCGGTTAATGAAGAAAATGCGAATGGTGGCAACGTGGTTACGGCACCAACCAATGGCGCGGCAGGCATTATTCCTGCAGTCATGCATTATTATCGCGACTTCTTAGCAGACTACAGCCTTGATGGCGCACGCAAATTCTTATTAAATGCCACCGCTATTGGCAGTTTAATCAAACAAAATGCTTCTATCTCTGGGGCTGAAGTGGGTTGTCAAGGGGAAGTCGGCTCTGCCTGTGCGATGGCAGCGTCTGGACTAGCAGAAATATTAGGTGGCGATCCGGCTAAATGTCTTAATGCCGCTGAGATAGGCATCGAGCATAACTTAGGTCTGACTTGTGACCCTGTTGGCGGGTTAGTACAAGTACCTTGTATTGAACGTAATGCGATGGGCGGCGTCAAAGCTGTTAATGCAGCACGTCTGGCTTGTCGCGGTGATGGACAGCATTTTGTGTCTTTTGATAAAGTGGTTGAGACCATGAAACAAACGGGCGAAGATATGATGGATATTTATAAAGAAACGTCACGTGGTGGATTGGCTATTTATGCTGATAACCGCATTCCTACCGCTACCCATGGCGTCAGCGTAAAATACAGCCAATGCTAA
- a CDS encoding solute carrier family 23 protein — protein sequence MTPSPKQSSQSKDTFHSSQDASVLDTDAAAPSLPYNPDFDNDSWFPTWRPYQGDLDHHPVGINEYLPPTKSVLLGVQHTFAMFGSTVLAPLLMGFDPNLAILMSGICTIMFFMITGGRMPSYLGSSFAFIGPVIAVTAYAGVGFNSNLDVALGGIMVCGMIYALVGLLVIKTGTGWIERLMPPIVTGAIVMIIGLNLAPVTIQGVSANQFDAWMAVLTVLLISGVAVFTRGMLRRLLLLVGLILSYIAYFVMTNLLGFGVPIDFSGIQAASWFGLPGIHTPRFEMSAIILIAPVAFILIAENLGHFKAVEGMTKSHVTPYMGRAFFADGLATTFSAGFGGTGVTTYAENIGVMAVTKVYSTTVFVMAGVVAVLLGLSPKFGAIIQTIPPALLGGASIVVFGLIAIAGAKIWIDSHVDFSKNSNLIIAAVTVIMGTGNFSLHLGGFDLGGIGTATLTAIVLNALFNRQKN from the coding sequence ATGACACCTTCTCCAAAGCAATCCTCTCAATCAAAAGATACCTTTCATTCATCACAAGACGCTTCGGTACTAGACACAGACGCCGCTGCTCCGAGTTTACCCTATAATCCTGACTTTGATAATGATAGCTGGTTTCCAACATGGCGACCGTATCAGGGCGACTTGGATCATCATCCTGTTGGTATCAATGAATATTTGCCGCCCACGAAAAGCGTCTTGCTTGGCGTGCAGCATACTTTTGCGATGTTTGGTTCAACGGTGCTGGCACCATTATTGATGGGTTTTGACCCCAATTTAGCTATTTTAATGTCTGGTATTTGTACCATCATGTTTTTTATGATTACTGGCGGGCGTATGCCCAGCTATTTGGGCTCAAGCTTTGCATTTATTGGACCAGTTATCGCAGTCACTGCTTATGCGGGCGTTGGCTTTAATAGTAACTTGGATGTCGCTTTAGGTGGCATTATGGTCTGCGGCATGATTTATGCGTTAGTAGGTTTGCTTGTCATTAAGACGGGAACAGGATGGATTGAGCGTTTAATGCCGCCAATTGTCACTGGCGCCATCGTTATGATTATCGGTCTGAACTTAGCACCTGTTACGATTCAAGGGGTCTCCGCCAATCAATTCGATGCGTGGATGGCAGTGCTGACAGTCTTGCTTATTAGTGGTGTTGCGGTCTTTACGCGCGGTATGCTCAGACGTTTATTGTTACTGGTCGGCTTAATATTGTCATATATCGCTTATTTTGTGATGACTAATCTTCTGGGTTTTGGCGTGCCAATTGATTTTAGTGGTATCCAAGCGGCATCTTGGTTTGGCTTGCCGGGTATTCATACGCCACGCTTTGAAATGAGTGCGATTATTTTAATTGCGCCAGTGGCATTTATTTTGATTGCCGAAAATCTTGGACATTTTAAAGCGGTAGAAGGGATGACTAAATCACACGTGACCCCTTATATGGGTCGAGCATTTTTTGCCGATGGTTTAGCCACGACTTTTTCAGCGGGTTTTGGCGGCACAGGGGTGACGACTTATGCTGAAAATATTGGCGTCATGGCAGTTACTAAAGTATATAGCACCACTGTTTTTGTGATGGCTGGTGTGGTGGCTGTTCTGCTAGGATTATCGCCAAAATTTGGCGCGATTATCCAAACCATTCCGCCCGCATTGTTAGGTGGCGCTTCTATCGTGGTGTTTGGTTTAATTGCGATTGCAGGTGCAAAAATTTGGATAGACAGTCATGTCGACTTTAGCAAAAATAGCAATTTGATTATTGCAGCGGTCACCGTGATTATGGGTACGGGCAATTTTAGCCTACATTTAGGTGGTTTTGATTTGGGTGGCATTGGTACGGCAACCTTAACCGCTATTGTGCTTAATGCCTTATTTAATCGTCAAAAAAACTGA
- a CDS encoding DMT family transporter, giving the protein MVIASSRSASTGLVIGCVIFGLGSLIVAHVDIGGWAMAFWRLAISGVIFALLAIITGQRLPRSRRAITYALLSGVFLGFDLALWHESIHAVGPGISTLLNSLQIFFLAAIGFLYFNERQSIVQLASLCLAMLGVAMIGSAEFAQNTAATLGFVTGIVSGAMLAASMTFIRKTHDTEPTPIFVLMQLISIGGVVAMIMPMLFFDMGNILPNTWSEVGWILIYGSVMQCLAWGLIAYSIPKLSLALTGLLLLTEPIAALIIDYSWLDKPINNLQWSGALLTMFAIYLGSLKPKARVLRRYRFFAQFYKRKYK; this is encoded by the coding sequence ATGGTCATTGCTTCATCACGCTCTGCCTCCACTGGCTTAGTCATTGGTTGTGTTATTTTTGGATTAGGTAGCCTGATTGTCGCTCATGTCGATATTGGTGGCTGGGCGATGGCATTTTGGCGGCTTGCTATCTCAGGGGTGATATTTGCGCTGCTGGCAATAATCACGGGGCAACGCCTGCCACGCTCAAGACGTGCCATTACTTACGCTTTATTATCAGGTGTATTTTTAGGCTTTGACTTAGCGCTTTGGCATGAGAGCATTCATGCAGTCGGGCCTGGAATTTCTACACTGCTCAATAGCTTACAGATTTTCTTTTTAGCCGCCATTGGGTTTTTATACTTTAATGAGCGTCAATCAATTGTGCAGTTAGCCAGTCTATGTTTAGCAATGCTTGGCGTGGCAATGATTGGTAGTGCTGAATTTGCGCAAAATACGGCAGCGACACTTGGTTTTGTCACCGGTATCGTGTCAGGTGCGATGTTAGCCGCATCGATGACTTTTATCCGTAAGACCCACGATACGGAGCCGACACCGATATTTGTCTTGATGCAGCTAATCAGTATTGGTGGCGTGGTTGCGATGATTATGCCAATGTTGTTCTTTGATATGGGTAATATATTGCCCAATACGTGGTCTGAGGTTGGCTGGATATTGATTTATGGCTCGGTGATGCAGTGCCTAGCGTGGGGATTGATTGCTTATTCTATTCCTAAACTGTCGTTGGCGCTGACAGGCTTACTGCTATTAACCGAACCCATTGCCGCATTAATCATTGACTACAGCTGGCTGGATAAGCCTATCAACAACTTACAATGGAGCGGTGCTCTGTTAACAATGTTTGCCATTTATTTAGGCTCGCTGAAACCTAAAGCGCGGGTATTGCGCCGTTATCGTTTTTTTGCACAGTTTTATAAACGTAAATATAAATAG
- a CDS encoding WG repeat-containing protein yields MVKRSFSSWNKQSKVLPSLRQLLKELPINKLPSLCIGTSLLLSTIFIIPTAQAASCKIPKSYYKNVSCTATNGYFLAAKDFGEPVALIDSKGKVILDLTRYQKVDANNLSEGLLPVLSKGRVGYINMQGREVIPTSYDMLSNGKNWARPVSEGRIVVKKSGQYGVISTGNQTIVPFSGSISNIDDYRGGVTRVSKNKSISWLDKNGSPTANPNAVSPKPSSKNDTFQASSANTMPNKSPVQNNELLSAPSSAIKIPLPPAGFTTLQPQQQDGKWGFVDDNNVVMITYSFDEVRPFSEELAGVRIDNNWGFLNLGGELVIPLDFDNNRVIYGDSAEKANSFVFKNGKAWVSSLETGGKICINKQGKYVGCD; encoded by the coding sequence ATGGTTAAACGTTCTTTTAGTTCATGGAACAAACAATCGAAAGTATTACCATCATTAAGGCAACTATTAAAGGAGTTACCGATAAACAAATTACCGAGCCTGTGTATTGGCACTAGTTTATTGCTAAGCACCATTTTTATCATACCAACTGCACAAGCGGCAAGCTGTAAAATACCGAAAAGCTATTATAAAAATGTTTCTTGCACCGCTACTAATGGTTATTTTTTAGCGGCTAAAGACTTTGGTGAGCCTGTCGCATTAATTGACAGTAAAGGTAAAGTAATTCTCGATTTAACACGTTACCAAAAAGTCGATGCTAATAATTTATCGGAGGGTTTATTGCCTGTCTTGAGTAAAGGTCGAGTTGGCTACATTAATATGCAGGGACGCGAAGTTATCCCAACCAGTTATGATATGTTAAGTAATGGAAAAAACTGGGCACGTCCGGTGTCTGAAGGGCGTATCGTGGTTAAAAAATCGGGGCAGTATGGGGTAATAAGTACTGGTAACCAAACCATCGTGCCATTCTCAGGATCGATTAGTAATATCGATGATTATCGTGGCGGCGTGACGCGCGTGAGTAAAAACAAGTCGATTAGCTGGCTAGATAAAAATGGCAGTCCCACTGCAAATCCTAATGCTGTAAGCCCTAAACCTTCAAGTAAAAATGATACTTTTCAAGCTTCTTCTGCAAACACAATGCCTAATAAATCGCCCGTTCAGAATAATGAATTATTGTCGGCACCATCATCGGCAATAAAAATTCCGCTACCTCCAGCAGGATTTACTACTTTACAACCGCAACAACAGGATGGTAAATGGGGCTTTGTTGATGATAATAATGTGGTGATGATTACTTATTCATTTGATGAAGTGCGCCCTTTTTCTGAAGAATTGGCTGGTGTACGTATCGATAATAATTGGGGCTTTTTGAACTTAGGTGGCGAGTTGGTTATTCCTTTAGATTTTGATAATAATCGCGTTATATATGGTGATAGTGCTGAAAAGGCGAATTCGTTTGTCTTTAAAAATGGTAAAGCTTGGGTCAGTAGCCTTGAAACTGGCGGTAAAATTTGTATTAATAAACAAGGAAAATATGTTGGCTGCGATTAA
- a CDS encoding alpha/beta fold hydrolase, protein MTNSNDLTSTDLSKDTFNYPTHEWQRFGEHYWRASDISKHLYQAMIDIGDGIELCVEAGGNPENPPLLMVMGLGSQMVFWPDDFIKRLIDAGFFVIRFDNRDIGLSSKVQIEGLPRVSQLKMMLRLQTGLSNKGQQVAYNLTDMAEDTVRLIKALKLGSTHLLGASMGGMIAQIVAARYPSLVQRMALLFTTTNRAFLKPPRPKQLYTLINRPESHSERDIVRHSVWFMKTVGTPGHVNVRTVREIAKLRYQRNFHPLGSVQQLNAILSSGSISRFSKQVKAPTIVIHGSADGLLPPSQGRVVAKTIPNAKFHLVEGMAHDIPAYYQPYLVDLIRHHLLD, encoded by the coding sequence ATGACGAACTCAAATGATCTTACAAGCACCGACTTGTCTAAAGATACGTTCAACTATCCTACTCACGAATGGCAACGATTTGGTGAACACTATTGGCGTGCATCAGATATCAGTAAGCATCTCTATCAAGCGATGATTGATATCGGCGACGGTATTGAACTGTGCGTTGAGGCGGGTGGTAACCCTGAAAATCCTCCGCTATTGATGGTAATGGGGCTGGGTTCACAAATGGTGTTTTGGCCAGACGATTTTATAAAACGTCTGATAGATGCAGGCTTCTTTGTCATTCGTTTTGATAATCGCGATATCGGTTTGTCATCTAAAGTACAAATCGAAGGTCTACCTCGTGTCAGTCAGCTAAAAATGATGCTACGGCTGCAAACTGGTCTCTCCAATAAAGGTCAGCAAGTGGCTTACAATTTGACTGATATGGCTGAAGATACCGTTCGTCTGATTAAAGCGTTAAAGCTTGGTAGCACCCATTTGCTTGGCGCCTCTATGGGCGGTATGATTGCGCAGATTGTCGCCGCGCGCTATCCCAGCTTGGTACAACGCATGGCGCTGCTATTTACCACCACCAATCGCGCTTTTTTAAAGCCACCAAGACCGAAACAGCTATATACCCTAATCAATCGTCCTGAGAGCCACTCTGAACGTGATATCGTGCGTCATAGTGTCTGGTTTATGAAAACAGTGGGCACGCCTGGGCATGTTAACGTGCGTACCGTGCGTGAAATAGCCAAGCTACGTTATCAGCGCAATTTCCACCCTTTAGGTTCGGTTCAACAGCTTAACGCTATTTTATCATCAGGCTCTATCAGTCGCTTCAGTAAGCAAGTAAAAGCACCAACTATTGTAATTCATGGAAGTGCCGATGGGCTACTACCTCCTTCACAAGGACGCGTGGTTGCCAAAACCATTCCCAATGCTAAGTTTCATTTGGTCGAAGGGATGGCACATGATATTCCGGCATATTATCAGCCCTATCTCGTAGATTTAATTCGACATCATTTATTAGATTAA